CTTTGTGCCAGGTGCAAAAATGATTAAGACACAAACCCTGTCCTGGGAGGCATTGCAACCTACTGATTGGGGTTCCAAGGTCCAAAGACCTTGTATCTTACTCCACTTTCACTTGTAATCttggtttcttcttttctatCAAGTCCTATCTCACTGTTAAGCTTTAATTCCTGCAGCTACCCTAAATAACCCAGGGTATTAGTAATATAGTGAATAATAGTTAAGAGCACAAGCTTtacagactgcctgggttcaaatgaCATTTCCAACACATGCTGGATGACCTTGAGCTCGTCActtcatttttctgtgctttagtttcttcatctataaaattaatGATAACAGTATCTACTTCATACATATAacagttgtgagaattaaataagtatatattaagTAAAGTGTTTAGCCTAGTGCTTGACACATAGCAAGCACTGGATAAAGTGGTATCATCCCAAATGGCACACAGGAATTAATTTTCTGAACCTggccagcccccccacccacccaccttgcTGCTCTGGAGCTGGCAActacacacagttcttccttttGCTGAATATATTAGAGGGCCAGGGATGGGAACAGAGGGCATCATTTTCTACCTTGTCAGTtttttgagggcagggactgtgtcatATTTGAATATCCATGGTACTCAGAATTGACAACCccagatacatatatttttaaacacttaccTGAATTGAATGGGGAAGAGAATCCTAATGCCTCCCACTTTATACtcctgagaaggaaaaaaagaatgctctTCCCTCTTTATAGCAGAGGTCAACCAGGTCCTAGGCAGAGATTGACAACCAGAAGCAGTTTTTAGGCCAAAAAGTTTCCATGTTTTATTACTTGACTTCATGATGAATGAATACTAGTCGAGCAAGGATGTAGTGCAGAGCTAACTCCCTAAATAGCCTTGTGCTGAGGTCTATGGGCCAGGGTCTTAGTGTCTGCTTTCAGCCTCATCTGCCAAGCCCAAGCAACCCTTAATGGCCCTGACTTCTCAAGACCCTACAGTTGAGGCTACATACTTAGCACGCAATACAATGCCAACTCTAGAAAGGCACATTGTTCTTTGGTGAAGATTTGCCTAACAGCAAAATCCATTAAGggcacagactctggagccatactgcctaggttcaaatcccatctccaccattcactagctgtgtgatcttgaaatatgttcatttctttatctgtaaaatgtgcaTAATAATCAGTACCTGCCTCACAgaattattgtgaaaattaagtgaGTTTATATAAACACAAGGTCATAAAAAATCTTGAATGTAGTACCTGAAATGTGTTGTTcctgaaaattattattattcctgaAAATAATATGAATCAATAACATGGTACCTATACAGTAGGAGGAtgttatgaaaaattatataagaaaatgttGCTTTTAGGCAAACATAATTTTTCACAAAGTTGATAACTAAGTAAgccctgttttgttttgcaaCTCAGAATTTCCACTTACTAAGATTACTGAAATGTGAATGCATGTGTACCAGTCTCTTCCCAGGTGGGGGCGTCGTTCTACCTTTCTGGGGAGAATTATCAGGAAATGACCTACTAGGATAGATAATGAGTCAGGGACCCCTCCTCACACTTGGAAGTGGAAGTgcttccagcagtttcttccttGGGCTACTAAGAGTTCTTGCTTGGTAGGGAGTAActgtgtgtgggtggggcagcagcttttctctcctttttttccctccacctcTTCTAGCTTTGGGCTCAAGGGCTCAGTGAGGCCAGAGGGATATCTTCCCCCTGGGCAGACAGGTACGTGCTAGGAGTAAAGGCTGCAGGCTCCAGTGGCTGGCTTAGAGAATGCAGCAGTGCCCTCTGCTGTGAGGCACGCACTCCACACTCCAGAAGCGCACTCTAAAAGTTATTCCAGCCCTCTCTCCAGCCGCTTACTTTGAAAAAGTCTCCCTGCTCCAGAACCTGTGAGCCTATCTCAGCCTGGGCTTCAGGGCCCTTTGTCTTTTTTCAGTTCTGAGCTATCACCATTACTAAGTTAACACAGGAGAATGACAATGTTCATAGTCCATTCCACTGCTATCCGAGGCCAAACAGGGCTATATCTCATTAAGTAGACAAAAGCCTACTAGCCTTAAAAAGCTCTAAGAAAGGAAAGCCTGGGTTATCCATGAAGAATGCAGTTTAAAAGGTCTTCAGTCTAACTGATTTTGCTTGGTACTTTTATtccacaaataaaagaaatatagcaCAAATCTCTACTTCCAACCACCTGAAATGTAAACTTGTATTTAGGAGTTGTGATATGGTGTGGAGAAGAGTTTGGGAAATGGAAAAAGTCAAAACTCCATTGAAACTGTAGACAAGGAACATTTTGAGCCAAACTCAACTTATCACTTGTCATAGACAATGCCATTCATCTGGCTTTCTGAGCCTAGATGCCAGAGGGCCGAGTCTGGGGGTGCACTTTTACATAACTCATTCCATGGAATGGCCTTAAGGATAAGAAAGCCTGGAAATTTTCTGAAGAGTGCACTTTGAAAGATTTTTGATTTCAGAGTAGTGGATCTCAAGCTTTGGGTTGGATCAGAACCACctataaggaaaattttaaaaactcagatttCTGGGCCCTAACCTTAGAGGTGCTAATAGGTCTGGACTGGGGCCTGAAAACTTGTATTTCAAACAAATGCAGATGATACTGATTGTCCAGGGTCtaaactttgagaaccactggttgaTCTAGGAAAAAGCAATGTGGTCTCAGCTCTGAATTAGACACGGTTATATCTTTATGTCGGAAGGAGTCTAGTTTGGTGATCACTTCTTCATATAAATCTTCTAGCATCAGATAAGGCTTATAATCACATATCTCATTctacaatgtttatttttccatttaagaaaaagagagagagggaaagaaacaagggTAGTACAGAAAAAGAAGGTTGTCAACTCTCTTGCACAGCCAGCAgctcaggaagagaaagagctggCTGGCTTGTGAGAGGACACTTGTAGTTAGAGAATGCAAGCACTCCCTGAAGCAACATGCATTTCAGTGCAACCCAAAGCTACAGCTTACAGAGCCAGCTCCAGGATTTCACCACCAGCCAGCAGCTCTACTGAAACCTAACCAATTCCCAGGTCTAGGATTACATCACTTTGGCAGCCTGTTGGTTTGCAGACGTCTCTTTAACCACCTTGAACTTAGCCACATAGAAGATGGCCTCTTTCTGCCTGGGGTTTCTACAGTGTCTGTGGTGACTCATAGGCAGCCAGCAGCTGATCTATTATCATGGGCTCACATCCTTTATCAGCAAGGCAATCTGCTCCTGTAGCTGCCGCTCCCCTTCCCATGCTTTGCTCTGGCTTCGACACTTCAGCAGCTCCTCCTTATGGTCCTGGTGATGCATAGGGCAGTAGCTCTGTGGTTCGCACAGCACCTGAAAGGTCAGGCACAGAGTAAAGGATTTTCTAGGTTCCTGAACTCTGCCTACAAAGTATAATAAAGAGTGCTGGTAGTAGCTAAGAAGCAGCAGCAGTTTCTTCTTTGAAGGGGCTTGTAGGCCCTGGGAGTTGCATGCTGAAGTTGGATCTCCCAAATCTGGGCTCCCCCATTGCCCAACATGCTCCATCCTTTACCGTAAATTCTAGAAAGAAGTCTCTGTAGCCCCCTTTGAGGATATACAGCTCTGGATAGTATAATGCAGGATACTGGTTCAGGGCCCTGTCCTCTTCTCTCAGAGAGCGGCACCTTTAGAGAAAACCCGGAGATGTGTGGGGTGGAAAGAAGCATGGTCCaaaaaaacaataggaaaagggagaaagaatacATTATTACTAACCTCCTAAGGACCTCCAGAtctcattatttttgcaaaacaAGGTCTAATTAGCaccattctttctcctttcctccactGGTGcctaatccccccccccccctttttcccccttcactgctCCAAAGTTTTGAACTGTAGAAACCTTCTTCTTACTAATCCATACCATTCTTCAAGCCATAGCAGAGAGTAGTAATTCATTCAGTCTCTGCAAACTGGTCTGGGAAGTTTCCCTTATAAGTTCTAACTCAAGTTCAATTTCCATCACATACCCTACCCCATGTAGACACTCACATTCGGGGACCCCTCTCTGAGGAGAATTCACAGTGGAACACGACGATTATTCTTTTCTGGGCATCCAAAGGGACAATAGGGATCTTCAGAAAGAAGTTATATAGTTCTTCCTGACTGTACAAGTTTAAGGCTCCCTGTAGAAGAATTTTAATAAGTTATTTCCTCAAGGAAACTTGTGGATAGTGACACTTAGAAATACTTGGGATACCATACCACCTTGGGAAATTTGGGACAGAAAGGCTAGAGTATAAGCACTTTCAGAAAAGAGACCTCACTGTGTCTCTGTATCtacccccagggcctggcattgAGCTTGGTATGTAGTAGTTGCTTAATAAAAGCTTGTAGAACTAAACTGCCTGAAGTGTAGGATCATCGTGAGGAATGTCTATGAGCAGTAGATGTTTGCAAAGTGCTTCTCAGttctcaaattaatgtttttatttccatgtaagaacacttgggccctggctggtgtggctcagtggactgagcgctggcctgtgaaccaaagggttgccagttggattcccagtcagggcacatgcctggcctgcaggccaggtcaggtccccagtagagggtgcgtgagaagcaaccacacattgatgtttctgctccctctctttctccttcccttcccctctgtctaaaataaacaaataaaatctttagaaaaaaaaaaaagaacacttggCTCCTACAGAAAAGGGGGAGATTTGTCTAGAAGCGAAGGGGAAAGCAAATTGCTCAAGGTATAAGGAATTAGAATAACAATGAGGACTTGCAGCTTTGATGCGCTACAAATGTATAGTGTCTGCCCTGGTTCTAGGGTTCACAGGACTTTTTGGCCACAGACTCTTCTCAGCAAAGAGCtatctccaccccttctcctgCTTATGTTCCCAATGTATCCTCACCTGGATGTGTCCTCCCAGGTACTCATATGGATAGCGGCAATCGATGATATAAAACTTCTCAATCAGACCCTGGAATTTCCCCAACAGTAAGGCAGCCACCTGTGCACAAACTATGATTGAATACTCTGCTCACTGTCACTCTTGAGGAGAAAAGAGCCAGTCACACAGTTTCTGATTTATACTTCCTTTAATCACCCAGCATTCCACTGTATGGCCAGACTCCAAAGTCCCCCTGTATTTGCAACGTTGCAATAGTTCAGCCCCACCCGACATATGAGGATGGAATAGGAAGTGGCCTTTTTAGAGAATCAAAATAGCTGGTATTGCCaggataccagaaaaagaaaaaaaaacatactgaaGCTACTCACCTTGAGACAGGCATGGCTAGAATCAGTCTTTCAGAAGATACATAAAGACTTCTACAGTAGCACAGGTAGTAGCTAAAGATCCAGAGTTTGCAAGAAGAGATGGGGAATGGTCCCCACCCTCcaatataaaggaagaaagcaagtcttgtagaaaagaatacaaaagaaaagttTGATACTCAGAGGAGGAAATGTAAGCTACATGGAGGAGTATAAATTGATTCCAATTTCCTGGAGGCTCCAACTTTTATATGCATTTGTAAGcgtgtataaaaataaatgtaattatactTTGACTCAGCAATTTTTTCCCTAACatcttaagaaaacagaaaagtaaaaaaaaatgtggcacaaTACTATTCACCTCAGCATTGTTACAGGTTATCAAAATACCACAAATAATAGGggtttggttaaataaattacacgTCAGTATAACAGAATATTATATAGCCATTAAAAGGATAATAGATCTTTTTATTGATATAGAAAGATGTTTACAACATCTTACTAAGCTAATTGTAACACTACATATTCATCATGACCTGATTTTTATAAAGCATATGCCAGAATATAAAATCTTGAAGGCCATAAGAAGAATATTACTTATGGTTGTCTCTGGCGGCAAGATTATGGGTAGGGTGACCAAATAATTATTGCACAAACTGGGACACTTTTTAGAGTCAAAGAGAACACTATTAATAATTATCCTGTACTAGTAGGCATAAAATTTAACATGTAAACCAGGATGTACGTTCACCCAAATtaagtgatttttacttttttccctttggggtttttgcctttttttttttctttaaatttcctttctttccttccttcctttctttcattgtttcctttcacaaaaattacacacatttgtttaattaaaaacaaaggtgaCAGAAGAAGGGGATAAAAGTGGGTCCTTTAATACAGCTTCAGTTGAATAAGGAGCCTGTTAGTGAACACTGTGAGAGAAATACAATTGGAAGTGGGGATTTTAGGGACAGAACAGACCAGATGGTGGCTTATGTAACCCGTTACCATCTCCAGAAATCTGCTTACTGTTTCTGGGTTGATGTACTTCAGATCTTGGTGTCTCCCTGACACGGTTGGCAGCGCACATACCTGGAAATACCAAGGAGCTAAAATAACAGCAAATTTTCTAAACCCAAATTTGAGATCAAATGCCCATATATTGTCCTTCTTTCTAAATGACCTTTAAACCCCCAATGGTCTCTATAACGtgcatttcatttctaaaaacaatAGCAGTTCTATTTCTAAGAAATGATTCTAAGGAACTAATTAAGAATGTGGGTATGAAGTTTTAGATTTAGCTATAACTATGTGCATCTTGGTGTACTTCACaaggaaaaattataatgtattCTACAAGAAGGGATTTATCAAGAAACTATGGgcagccaaaaaaataaaatactgtactgttattaaaaatgatgaaatgatgAAGCAGAACTCTTTGTTGACATAAAAAAAAAGGTCCCTGATATAataaatgagggggaaaaaacacaacagatcacaaaacagtaaaaaacagtttttgtggaaaaccaataaatgtgttgtatgtgtacatgtgtgtttgtgaaaatgcatagaaaaaagtctagagagccctagctggtgtggctcagtggattgagtgccaacctgtgaaccaaagggtcactagtttgattcccagtcagggctcaagcctgggttgcgggccaggtccccacttgggtgTGTGTGATCTCTgatacactgatgtttttctccttctctttctccctcccttccccctctctaaaaataaataaataatactttaaaaaagaaaaaagaatcagccaatgaattcataaataagtgtaacaacaaatagatgtttctctctcctttcctttctctctaaaaatcaatcaatcaaaaaaatttttaaaagtctggagAGATATACACCAAGATGTTAAAAGCACTTGTACTCGGGTTGATAAGATTTGGGGTAGACTGCTCTCTCCTTGTTAATTTTCTatctggaaaatctatccattaaTGTCAATGTGGTGTCAAAATCCTCTACTGTGACTGTAGTACTATCATTCCCTTCCTTTTTGACCACCAagatttgcttcatatatttaggtgctcctatgttgggtgcataaatatttataagggttatatcctcttgttggattactccctttatcattatgtagtgcttttctttgtcttttactattgcctttgttttaaagtattgctttataagtattgctaccccagctttgttctcatttccataaaaaaaaatcatttgcatggaatatctttttccatccctttattttcagagtattacgctaagtgaaataagccagtcagagaaagacaagtaccatatgattttacttacactGGAAtccaatgagcaaaataaactaacaaacaaaatagaaacagactcatagatacagagaacaaactgacagctgtcagaggggaggaggttggagggctggatgaaaaaggtaaagggattaagcaaaaaacccTTATagacagacaacaatatggtgaaagggggtggggggtagaaagggataaaggggaataaatggtgatggaaggagacttgacttggggtttCTAacaggtcacctgtttgattcccagtcagggaacatgcctggggtgtggaccaggtccccaattggggatgtgtgagaggcacccaatagatgtttctctccatctctttctccctctcttaacctttctctaaaataaataaataaaaagtttttaaagagatGTGGGGTAGATTTCATTTTCTACCTTTTCTGTAATGACCAAgtattatttgtataatttcaaaggatagttttaaaaagaaaggtaataAGCCTCATACTTTCCCCACTGTTCTGGATTTTCCCAGAATGAATAGGAATACTTTCTCAATGAAAAGGCTGAGGGCTTAGATCTTTCACTGCAGCACCTTCAGGATATCTGTACTTGGTGAGGACGCATAAGTATACCTAGTGTTCtctgaaagcaaagaaaagattCAGATCCAAAATGACTCACTGAAATATAAGAAAGATGTACCCACACTCACCTTGGAGAAATCACCAGTCAGGTACCTCTGGTTAGAATCTTCCTCCAGCATCTGAGTGATATTAAAGTCACAGTGGGAGACTGTCTTCTTTAGACCTAAGCCCTGAAAATGATACCCCAACTCTcatgttaaaagtttaaaaatcaggGGGTGAAAGAAGTGGAGAATCATTTAAAAACTGTATACTCTTTGTTCTAGTAATTCCACTTGTTCCTAAGGAAATAAGGATATGCACAAAAAAATTGGCTATAAAGATAGATATCCCAGCatgtttataacagaaaaaaattactaataaatGAAATGTTCAATAACAAAGTCTTAGTTAAACAAATCATATACCAAATATTATAGATTACCATTATACAATAAGTATGTTGTAGATTAAGTTCATTGCCATGAAAATAAGTTCATGATatcattaatttagaaaaatgcttTGTAATACCacttgaataaaagaaaaaaaattgtatagaaGAAAAGTGTCTGGAAGAACTTATATCAAGTGTTAACAGTAATTATCTCTGGCCTGTGGGACTATGGGCATTTGCAAcaacttctttttgtttatttgaatgttCTATGCTATTATAtactgattttataaaatagacaAATGTATTTAGACTTTTTTTAAGGAAGGGTATTTTGGAAACTGAGAAGGCATCACCATTTCCTCATGGTCTATACACTCCTGAACACACAGGCCCACTACTCTCTGTGTCACTCTATTGCTCATCAAGGTCATCAACAATCTTCATGCTGCCACATCTAAGTTACTTCTTCAGCCATAATGCATATATCTTTCTGAACTGCAGAGGCTTCAACTGAGTTTGTTAATCCCTTCTTCCTTGATTTCAATGGCAAAACCTCCTAGTTTTTTAGTTTAGTTCTAATATAGACAACCCTTATACTAAAAGAACTGTGATGCTTCTATCTCTCTGTTGCTCCTTCTCAGCCTTCTTTGTTGGGCCTTCTCATCTATCAAATCTCCAACAAATGCTAGATTCATCAGGGCTAGCTCCTGGTCCTTTTTATGTCAACATTCTGGCCATGGGTGATTTTTCTTTCCAcccataaatttaaatttctcctCTCTGCAGATGACTCTCAAATTTCTATCTCCAGTCAAGACCTCTGCTCTTATTTCCAGACTTCCATATCCACATACCTGCTTAACAATTTTTGGGTACCTACTAGGTGACAGAGCAGTGAATAAGAGAGTAGACGAGacagacaaataaatatattctatacTGTATGTAGTGA
The genomic region above belongs to Phyllostomus discolor isolate MPI-MPIP mPhyDis1 chromosome 13, mPhyDis1.pri.v3, whole genome shotgun sequence and contains:
- the CDC25C gene encoding M-phase inducer phosphatase 3 isoform X1, which produces MSAELNSSTREEGSLGARPSFRSHQRKILNLLLERDTSFTTCPDLPRTPVNNLFGDSANLSILSGRTPKRCLDLLNLSSGEMSATQLTTPADLDGTDGVKEGPLDSSGSQEIQSAWMNHHQRLIKCSPAQLLCSTPNALDHGNRKTDAIYTSSTNKGNDNGNLMESEVKYLGSPIITISKLDKNPKLGKDQAEEISDELMEFSLEDQEEVKGLGLKKTVSHCDFNITQMLEEDSNQRYLTGDFSKVCALPTVSGRHQDLKYINPETVSRFLEMVAALLLGKFQGLIEKFYIIDCRYPYEYLGGHIQGALNLYSQEELYNFFLKIPIVPLDAQKRIIVVFHCEFSSERGPRMCRSLREEDRALNQYPALYYPELYILKGGYRDFFLEFTVLCEPQSYCPMHHQDHKEELLKCRSQSKAWEGERQLQEQIALLIKDVSP
- the CDC25C gene encoding M-phase inducer phosphatase 3 isoform X2 — its product is MSAELNSSTREEGSLGARPSFRSHQRKILNLLLERDTSFTTCPDLPRTPVNNLFGDSANLSILSGRTPKRCLDLLNLSSGEMSATQLTTPADLDGTDGVKEGPLDSSGSQEIQSAWMNHHQRLIKCSPAQLLCSTPNALDHGNRKTDAIYTSSTNKGNDNGNLMESEVKYLGSPIITISKLDKNPKLGKDQAEEISDELMEFSLEDQEEVKGLGLKKTVSHCDFNITQMLEEDSNQRYLTGDFSKVCALPTVSGRHQDLKYINPETVAALLLGKFQGLIEKFYIIDCRYPYEYLGGHIQGALNLYSQEELYNFFLKIPIVPLDAQKRIIVVFHCEFSSERGPRMCRSLREEDRALNQYPALYYPELYILKGGYRDFFLEFTVLCEPQSYCPMHHQDHKEELLKCRSQSKAWEGERQLQEQIALLIKDVSP